One part of the Myxococcales bacterium genome encodes these proteins:
- a CDS encoding homogentisate 1,2-dioxygenase: MIERRAEGLLPPKHHVAARDEAGQLLFEQCLTRRGFDGPYTMSYHLHAPHTAVPGGAKYGFGAPQPAPVRPLRRRHYRTPGLAERRGSALGARHVLLWNDDVSIATLFPDKADPAYFANGDGDDLFFIFRGSGLLRTTLGDLTFSAGDYVVIPRGVIHRFIPDRGIEQHWLEIECRGGLDLPAQWRNEHGQLRMDAPYCHRDFRAPRFEGPNDEGLRDVVVKRQGRFDVFTSAHTPLDVVGWDGSVYPFVFPIRSFQPRVGLVHLPPTWHGTFATRGALVCSFVPRPVDFHPQAIPCPYPHSSVDCDEVIFYCDGNFTSRKGVGPGSLSHHPAGIPHGPHPGAYEGSLGSTHTNELAVMLDTFAPLHASTTALGVEDAGYHDSFAPPREGPAS, from the coding sequence ATGATCGAACGCCGCGCCGAAGGGCTGTTGCCCCCCAAACACCACGTGGCCGCGAGGGACGAGGCGGGGCAGCTCTTGTTCGAGCAGTGCCTCACGCGGCGGGGCTTCGACGGGCCCTACACGATGAGCTACCACCTGCACGCTCCCCACACCGCGGTCCCCGGTGGGGCCAAGTATGGCTTCGGAGCCCCTCAACCCGCACCCGTTAGACCCTTGCGACGTCGCCATTACCGCACCCCGGGACTTGCTGAACGACGAGGGAGCGCCCTCGGCGCGCGGCACGTGTTGCTGTGGAACGATGACGTCAGCATCGCCACCCTGTTTCCCGACAAGGCCGATCCCGCTTACTTCGCGAACGGGGACGGCGACGACCTCTTCTTCATTTTTCGGGGCAGCGGACTCCTGCGAACGACGCTCGGCGATCTCACGTTCTCGGCGGGAGACTACGTGGTCATCCCCCGGGGCGTGATTCATCGCTTCATCCCCGACAGGGGCATCGAACAGCACTGGCTCGAGATCGAGTGCCGCGGCGGGCTCGACCTGCCGGCGCAGTGGCGCAACGAGCACGGGCAGCTCCGCATGGACGCGCCGTACTGTCATCGCGACTTCCGCGCCCCGCGCTTCGAGGGCCCGAACGACGAGGGGCTCCGGGACGTGGTGGTGAAGCGACAGGGACGCTTCGACGTGTTTACCAGCGCACACACACCGCTCGACGTGGTGGGCTGGGACGGCAGCGTCTATCCGTTCGTGTTTCCGATACGGTCCTTCCAGCCGCGGGTCGGACTCGTGCACCTGCCGCCCACGTGGCACGGCACCTTTGCGACCCGCGGAGCCCTGGTGTGCAGCTTTGTTCCCCGCCCCGTCGATTTCCACCCGCAGGCCATCCCTTGTCCCTACCCACACAGCTCCGTCGACTGTGACGAGGTGATCTTTTACTGCGACGGCAACTTCACTTCGCGCAAGGGCGTCGGCCCTGGAAGCCTTTCCCACCACCCTGCCGGGATCCCACACGGCCCGCATCCAGGGGCCTACGAGGGCAGCCTGGGCAGCACGCACACCAACGAACTCGCCGTGATGCTCGACACCTTCGCGCCCCTTCACGCGAGCACCACAGCCCTTGGCGTGGAAGACGCCGGCTACCACGATAGCTTCGCGCCCCCGCGCGAGGGGCCCGCCTCCTGA